tttgaaaaatatataaaaaaattcaaatttttataaaatatgaaaaaaagttattcctgaattttataaaatctttttcaaaatttgaaaaaaaataattttattacgaaatttaaaaaaaaacggtcagatttttttttatttttttctacaaaattctgaaaaatattttaatttttaaaaatatggatacaaattattttaaaaatatataaaaagatgtagattgatggtgattttaaatttatatttttaggaaaatcaAGAAAATAGAAATGATTATATGTTGTGAGTCCATTGTATACTTGTGTACTTTTCAAATCTAGCCCTTGATTTCAATCTTAAATGACATGTGGACAAAAGTTaactatttttgaaaacaaactaacagagaggaccaaaagaggtaacggcagaagacataagggaccaaattgagacactttatagttaggggatcaaaatgaaatccgaaaataagttaagggaccaaagcatgtattaagccttttaaaatatacactctcgCCTATCTTAAACTACACTTTTCTATTTTgactaaaatgatattttactcACTCTAAAAATGCAAGTTATTCTTCGATTCCTTTCACGTTTAAAGCTCTGGGAGTCTAACTCATcatcacaaaaccggcttgtgaggtgaggattgcctcctctttataaactcttctcaagagtcgtgtctatccgatgtgggactcggATTTCTCCTAATACACCTCCCTCACGCCCAGCACTCTTTggggcttggtgcgtgaataggtAGGCGacccttgaattcgacaagctctgatactagattgaaattttataaactcttctcaagagtcatGTCTATCCGATGTGGAACTCGGGTTTCTCCTAATAGCTCTCTACAACCAACCTCTCTTCACGTACCCTCTATTCACATGCTCCTTTCATAAAATAACCTCTATTAACCTTACTCATGTAGAACCTCCCTTCACATTAAATGTGTCTCTCAACTTCTCCACCTACTTTATAAATACAAGTTAACTCCAAACTCCTTTACACTATAAAACCTCTATACAACACCTATTCACCTGTAAACTCCTTTCAAATTCTCTTCACATACAAATAATTAAGTTCCCttcattattttctctctaaatGCACCATATGCTCATTTCAAACTTCACAAATCAAGAATgagattgttttattttttatttttttattttatctattataAAGATTGTTTCCTCTTTTAACCAACACTAATGATTTAATATTGGTATAATAGTGGCGTTATCCTAATATTAAGATTGTTTCCTCTTTTAACCATCAAGAATTTGACATTACTTTTGGTGGGCCTTCTTACCAATAACAATTGATGTCAAAATAATTGAAGGTTTGAAAAATGAATGCtacattttatttgatttaatttaaatttgtatataactttttttttttgaacaaaaaatttgtatatCACTTGATAGCATATTGAGAAAATATAAGAGGGTTAGCTGCACTGCACTAAATATGTAGGAagctaatatttttattttctttcataggTGTTTTATCTTAACAAAATtgattaagaaatcaaaataatataaatcaaTTGAACTCAATTCGAGGGGGGATTGTTCAGGTCTGGGTTTAAAATTAGACGAAAGAGTAGttattattttaacaattaattactaacatttgttatataaaaagaaaactcaATTCGAGTAATGTTATAGCAACATTTACTTTAACACACTTTTCGACACTAACTTGTTAATTGTATGAAACTAGTATTAAACCCGTGCGTCGCACGgattattgaatttgattttcaaaatatttaccAAATAGTATTGGGTATAAAATGAATAAggatcaaatttttttaaaaatttaataatagatatttaaaaataaaatgaaacatttGCTCGGTGTGCACAATAAATATACATCTATGATTGAATAAACGTAATGACGTTACTCGTGCACAATCGAGTAAATCAAATCGATTCATAAAGACTCTCAACAAAAAGCGGAACAATTTTTTCGATTTCAAAAGTTACTTTACCTTATATGATGTTTCATTCCTTGAGTGCGAAACCGTGTTGTTCGCGTTCTTATTAAATTTAGGTGAAAGTTACTTTACCTTATATGATCCTCAGAAAATCGTGTTGCTCGTTGTCttgttaaatattaatttttaattctcaTCTTATTACGATgttgatttcatttttatttaaaaattacgGATTCAATCAGTGatctaaataaaatacatgggcaatcaatcaatttaaacaTATGTGTATTATATTCTTTTTGTTAAGATGTATGCTTTGATACAACTCAACTAAAAGTCAAGTACCAAAATGGTGgaacccattttcaaaatatttaatctaATAAAATAATGAGTATCGAAAGTAGAATGAAAGTTGTTAGCAAAATTCAATTcacaatattaaataaattgatcatttaaaaaaaaaagaagcgaTTATTTAATATTGTGAATTAATCCCTTTATTTAATATTGTGAATCGAGTAATGCTAACAACTTTCACGTGCATGCACACATGTATTTACCACACAACTTTGTATGAATAAGCAGTGtccctttttcttattttgttagTGGGGAATGTCCACATTTTACGGTTAATTATGAATTAATAAGTTAAAGAAAAttacacttttttcttttagagATGATTGAATCATATTCTCCTAACTTTGTAAATTAAGATATAGGGTTGTGTTAAGTGCCTTAGGGACActttttaagaagataaaaatagaaataagtgataaatttaaggtaaaaaaagtcaatttttagAGCTTAGAGGTATTAAATGTATAATTTCTaagataaagttttttttttgaacttcTTATCAAGTGTCCTTAACACACTTGTTAACCATTAGTACTAATGCAGTTGGATTAAATCCCAAAGTTTATACTCAATGTAATATCCCAGACTGCTTTCAGGATTgccgactgaccccacaaaccaacacgagtcttttcaacgtattttgtcctcactcgcacgcttaccgggaaacttcccggtaggtcatccatcccaaaattgcttcAAGTCAAGCACGTTTAattgtggagttcttatggaatgagataccaaaaagaagatgcatcttgttgatattgGTAGTAccaacaattcttataagcatattccttcaaccatgtagtCCCATACCTACACAGCCTAAtgatccctctcattccgatgtgattcgGTTCCTCTAAAAACTGTCGGGAGCCGCTCATTAtcgtgccttgtgcaccggcgacCACTCCCCGTCCTCGTCAGCCTTGGGTGTTACATAACCTCCAAACTTGGTTGTTTTTCAAACTTGCAACATTTATGATGAAGATTTCATTAGCTTGCAATATTATACAACAAATGTGTAAAACATCATCATGAATATATTTCTGTAATTTAGCCATATTCTTCTTTCCCCTAACAAATCGCAATGATAAAAACAAAGCATCAATTCATTCTTATATTTATTGCATCTATCTATTAGTTATAAACAAGAAGCATGATAGTAACAAAGTCCTATGCCACCTAGCACCTTATTAATTATTCTCTCTTGTTTGTTTATTCTATAAGAAAGAATCAATTAGCCGAACCTATATAATCTTTCACCACTATTTATATTAATTCTCCATTTTGGTACAAACATCaaagaaattaattattataatcaagTGCATATATTCAACAATGGCTTTATCACTCAAGTTCAATGTGTTTGTAGCATGTCTTTTGGTTTTAATTGCAGTTGCTGCTGCTCAATATGGATCAGGTGGTTCTGACTATGATGCAAATGCTCCCTCTGCCTCTCCACGAAGCCTTAGCTATCCTACAACCATCATTGTTCTTCTTCCTTTTGTGCTTACTTTTCTTGCAGCCAAATTGAatgtttgaatttaattttatataaacaaGCTTCCCTCTTTGTCTTGTCTTAATttctatttgtattttattgttttgatggGCACCTTATTGAAGGACCATCCTTCATATCATaagtttgttgtttttatttattattaatcatGTTGTGTCcttgaaattatattatatgtaaCCCAATAAATCTATTTCTggcaatatatatttatattccaTTAGAGTTGTTTCTTTAAGATAGCTACATGTCTAAATTAATGGTGAGATTAACAAAATTACGATGAGCCTCTCCAACAGTGGCGAAGCTCGCCAATTTTGTACATGGTGGCAAaacataagtattttttttgaaaaaaaattaatatattaaatgtaattcataagaaaaaaaaatcacaatcattttacttaaaataaaatataaattaaagtaacacaaagaaaactatttattaaaaaaaataaacttaacaaCACTTCAAAGAGTCAAATTCATTTGTAATTGACCTTATCcatatttacaatttaaacaactaggtaattttattttttagtttatcttTACAATTTTCATTGCTGATAATATTATCTTTTTAGTTGCTTAAGATATCCAAAATAAGACAAAATAAATCTTTTAAACAAAtggtaatattttatttctcttaaTTTTGCACAAATAAACTTATTTGAGGTAGCCCGATATATTTTATTGGGATAGCCAAACACAAAATACACTTactaatacaaataaaattataatttttggggTTGCCAAAGCTACCCCTCTCTATAAGGTAGCTACGCCCCTGCTCTCCAAATTATACAGATGATACATTTCGtaacttcaacaaaattatGATACCACCGTGATTTTGTCAAAATGATTATCGTCAATCCAAAATATACTAAAATGTATTTCATAGATATTAAGGGTGAAAGTCAGGAATCAAAATAACTTGGTTATATTGTTAATTATCAAAGGATGATATTTAATTTTGgtctataaatatatattgattaGAAGGAAATATGTTTGAGCATAAGTTTATAAGAATATCCAACTCAAAAGATTAATCTATTATACGTGAAAAATGACCTAATAAAGCTTGAATAAACCAAAAGGATAAATCTATTTTTAGACTAGACTTTTCAATGTAGGCATTTCAACAATGCAACTGCGTACATTCCCTTCGAGAGCATATATCATTGATAGCTTTTACTCTACGACACATTACTTTGTGAAACTTTACTCGATTTTATCTTGACTGATCATAAGTCTACACTTAGCACAAGTGTTAGGAGCATGGATTCAAAAGAAAAAGCTCATCCCAGAAAATTAATCTATAACATGAAAGAACCATTTAACataagtttcattttttatacGAGACGACCCAATGTGTAACTCCTATAAAGAAAATAGTTATTGTTACGAGAGAAATTTAACAAGGGATGCAAGAATTCCATGTGACGAGACGACTCATAATTTCATGCATTAATTATTTTCCTAACAAATGCGAAAGAAAACAACTTTTATGTTCTTTTGGTAgaataacaaaggaaaaaaaaaaaacatctttacGTAATCACTCATGCAATTTacctttactaaaaaaaaaaaagtttatgtaacttgatatatatgtttatcttttttttttgacacttaTGTTTATCTCTacttcttttactttttatcttctaTAATTTACACATATCTCCAAAATACATGCATATTAAATGTGACACCGTCATGAAAATATTCCACCATATCAATACGCTTTTGACACCATTACTCAAAATACATTACCAACACGATCGACCTTAGTCAAGTGCAACCAGCCCCTTGGCACAAGGACTCACACTTAAAGGGgcatcaaatgtttttttttttaaaaaaacaaaaaaggaaataacaCTTGTATCTACGGACAAAATCCGTCACTAAATGTTCCGTAGGTAAATGTTTGGAAGACAACAATTATGCTGTCAATTATGAATTGTCCATAAGTAAAGGTCTATTTATCCGTAACTAAAAGTCATGTTTAAACCCTTGCTTATATATTTAACTAAAATTTAATTGTCTATTACTATAAACGGTGttggattaattttttttacaattctttttaaataaaaattgtcaagtCTGTAACCGGACCTTCGAATTATCAGGACCGATCAAGATTACCGCCTTAAGTTTAAGTTATGAAAATTAGAAATATTTGAGTTCAAGAATCAGAATAGTCAATGAAATATTGTTAGAAAGGACCAAGTCAATACACAATGGATTTTTTTGTATTGAACCAACTGAATATTGAAGGTAAAAAataacacaagaaggggggttgaattgtgttggctttttcttctttttctcctaactgaAGACACatatcagaagcagatagagttctacttctgaagagatATTCAGAACtaattgcagcggataaaaacacacagagaaagagagagaagaaatacacaagcaatttatacaggttcctaccacaaaccggaagtcagtcatgtcccccttgcacttccaaggagagttcactatgtaatatctaattacaattgctcactactaaacttagtaagagacttcaaatgctcaagcacaactgcaagagacttcctatgctcctgaacacaatgaAGAGACTTATATTGGTCAaacacaactgcaagagacttctcaattcaaacagaattacaagaaaaatgtttgaggttgaacacttgatatacaatcagtggtgttcacaatacaaatcagatataGACTCTAAAggctctagaatttctaagatataagctttgataagaaattctaagtgaactttgaatgcagaacaatttcagcagagtttagACTCAGTtaattcttggtattgttctACTGaaactctaagtcttcactcctttatatagaggtgtgaaagagacgttgaattgccagcacattcaaaataaagtcgtttgaagctttttaatcaatcaccaatgatcatttgcctgatatggttattgtcctaagaaagatcaatttcaaatgcattcccattgagaaggaacattgttgcaggcagagctgtttttcttgtcttgtagcagagacaaaacagagtagtggaggtagtggttgtacacttcgtacaaaagTACTATGCCAACactctttgaagaataagcatccaatgccttcaaatccttccAAAATAGCCGTTGCTatacttttccagtcttctgcaatctttagacgagtttgaatccgttgaacaacttttgaagctttaagttgcaTCTTCTGATGAACTACAACTTCTGGTGATTCTCAACTTCTGataaacttgcttctgatgatgtcatcacttcaggagcactttatCTTCAGGAGCGCTttatcttcaggagcagttttcttcagacgctttaagcttccctttttgttgatgtatttgctctttatttgttctttcaagacctttttaagatgtcaaatttttgtctaaaGTCATGtatacttgaacaaatattagcatatccaattgacaatttttaatactttgttatcatcaaaactcttaagggttaACATTAagcacattttgttccaacaaatatTCTATGAAAAATTTGATTAGGCGACAATGACAATATGTACGTGGAGCATATGTATAGAAGATATAACCAGTACGTTATGAATAGTCAAACACGGTTTATCAACCTTGTCTTATTCTATAAAACTTTAGAATAATCAATTCTACGTTCAAACTATATGTTTGACAATTGATGTAACATGGATAAGAAATATGAAGTATATAAGGATACACGTACattcataaacataaacatatattGATTAATCTTCAAGATCATTGTTTAATATCCTCTCAAAAATATCATAGTTTAATTTACAAATCAGAGAAAATGTATGCAACAAGACTTCTTTCCATGTACAAAAAGAATCCTAGTGCACTTTCAGACCCACCACCATCGGGGCCAAATTCAAGTTATCTTGTGATATTGGATGAAGAAGCTCAAACTTACTCTTGTTTTGGTTTGTGCAAGGATACTAGAATCAAGAATTTTCCTTTacctcaaaacaaaaatttaaccATCATTATTTCAGCAGGTGAAACAACCCTAAGTGAAGAAGCTATGTTCATTCCAGTATTAAATCAACCATTGTCTTCTAATCGCTACTACGTTATAAGAAGGAAGGGAAAGAATCAAGGGTatgtattatttaataatttatctaTATCAACCAACTTATAGCTTTTTTTGCTTTTTAACAATATTAGTATTATTggtttttaaataatttgaatattatAGGACAAGATTCATTTGCAACTCATTTATTTCCCATAAATTCCATTTCATGCTAATTAACCCTCcttaatttttatcaatgaaAGAATTTTATAGCATTTTTCTCCAGGAAATTAAATTTGGGGAATTTGAAATTAGTgcttaaaagtaaaaaatataaaatttcttcaTTATTCTTTCATGTAAGCCTAGTTGAACCACGATCATCGAAATATTGTCTCAGCATATCATTGGAGCACAACACCATGATTGTTTTTACTGTttatacaaaatcaattctaaggtttagTCTAATGGTAAAAAAACAGGCTTTGGACTTGGAGGTTCCGAGTTTAAACCATGCTAGTGTTTTTTGAGGTTGGTAAATATAAATACCTTTGTGAGTACTCATTGAACCAGGAAATATTATGTGCTTTGGACTGTGATACATTCCCCTAATCCTAAATTTAAGCATCTATTTCATAACTTTATTGTTTCATTTTACTTGTGTGTTtaacaattttaacatttttaatccTCTTTTTAAGTGCATGTTTTGATTGTCGATGAGTTTGGAAAAATAAAGGTGACATGTGATTTTGTTAAAACtctaaattatagtttttttcaaaattgtggTAACCTATCATGACTCAACCAATCTCACACCCAACTCAAACATGCGCTAAAACTTTAAGGAAAATAGATTAATAAGTAATAGCGgttctttcaaaattaattgTGAATTTTGAATTGATTTCAGCCAAGCTAGTACAAGTTCAAAGGAAGAGGACAAGACCACATGTTTATGTTGTCGTTTTGTCCGTGATGTTAAACCAAAACCTTTGGAGCCCTTCAATGATTATCAGCAGGTTGAAATAATCAAGAAGAGTCATGGTTTTCACGCAAAATCTATCGCTTCAGATGGAATTCCTCCTGGTTTATTGAGGGAAAAAGGGTGGACACTTTATGCTAGCACTCCCCGCAACTACCAATTAAGCCAAGCTTTAGGCTCAAATGATTCCTTGCGTTCCAAGCTAccaaatttcaattttccaaTTTTGAATGATTGTTCTGAATCAGTGGTTGTTGGAAAGTGGTATTGTCCTTTTATGTTTGTTAAGGAAGGAATGAATTTAAAAGAGCAAATGAAGATGTCAATGTTCTATGAGCTAACACTTGAGCAAAGATGGGAGAAGatattttcaaaggaaaataGTGGAGAAGGTGGTGTGGTTGTAGATGTTGCTATTCAAACAGAAGTTGCTAAGGTTGAAGGAAAGGATGCTGTTTGGGATGAAAATAGATTGGTTGATGGAGTTTTGTGGTTTaagagtgttgaaaagaaaaGTGTTGGATTGAGTTTGGAAGTTGTTGAGGCAATGAAATGGGAACAAAGAAGGTTTGGATGGAATGCTGGGAATGGAAGACAAGTGAGAGTAACAAAAGTTGAAGAGTTTGATGGAACAaacaaatggaagaaatttaGTAGTTATGTGTTGGTTGAAAGTTATTCATTGAGGAGAATGGATTCAAAATTGGTTCTTACTTATGATTA
Above is a genomic segment from Medicago truncatula cultivar Jemalong A17 chromosome 5, MtrunA17r5.0-ANR, whole genome shotgun sequence containing:
- the LOC25494608 gene encoding uncharacterized protein, whose amino-acid sequence is MYATRLLSMYKKNPSALSDPPPSGPNSSYLVILDEEAQTYSCFGLCKDTRIKNFPLPQNKNLTIIISAGETTLSEEAMFIPVLNQPLSSNRYYVIRRKGKNQGQASTSSKEEDKTTCLCCRFVRDVKPKPLEPFNDYQQVEIIKKSHGFHAKSIASDGIPPGLLREKGWTLYASTPRNYQLSQALGSNDSLRSKLPNFNFPILNDCSESVVVGKWYCPFMFVKEGMNLKEQMKMSMFYELTLEQRWEKIFSKENSGEGGVVVDVAIQTEVAKVEGKDAVWDENRLVDGVLWFKSVEKKSVGLSLEVVEAMKWEQRRFGWNAGNGRQVRVTKVEEFDGTNKWKKFSSYVLVESYSLRRMDSKLVLTYDYRHSHQIRSKCE